GAGAGAGCCAGTTATTATGCGGGACAGATCCGGAATGAACTGGGGCGGAGGCTTGATCTGTACGAGAAAAATGCGTACCGTTTCTGTTATGTCAATGATTTTCCCATGTATGAGCAGGACCCGGAAACAAAGAAGCTGGTGTTTACGCATAATCCGTTCAGTATGCCGCAGGGCGGTCTGAAAGCGCTGCAGGAGCAAGATCCGCTGACAATACTGGCGTATCAGTATGACATCGTATGTAATGGCGTGGAGCTCTCTTCCGGCGCCGTGAGAAATCATGACATTGATGTCATGATCAGGGCATTCGAACTGGCAGGATATGAGGAAGAGACTTTGAAAAACAAGTTTGGAGCGCTGTATCAGGCGTTTCAGTTCGGCGCCCCTCCACATGCAGGTATGGCGCCGGGGGTGGACCGGATGCTCATGCTTTTGCGTGGAGAAGAGAATATTCGGGAAGTGATCGCTTTTCCGATGAACGGCAATGCACAGGATCTGATGTGTGGGGCGCCCGGAGAGGTGACACAGCAGCAGCTTCGGGAAGTCCATATCAAAGTGAGAGACTGACAGGAGATAGTATGGCGCATGGACTGGATGCCATGTGCTGAATGGTAAAGGTGACAGAGAAACCGGCAGGAGGCGGACAGATGGGTAACAAAATATCGGATGAAACGATCGAATATGTGTCAATCTTGGCAAAGCTGGAACTTTCCGTGGAGGAAAAGGAGCAGGCAAAAAAAGATATGGGCAGGATGCTGGACTATATCGATCAGCTCAATGAGCTGGATACGGACGGCGTAGAGCCGATGTCTCATGTATTCTCCGCGGAAAATGTATTTCGTGAAGATGTGGTGACAAACGGGGACATGAGGGAGGAATTGATCGGCGGGGCGCCCGAGGAGAGAAAGGGCATGTTTGCGGTGCCGCGCACGTTTGACTAGGAGGAATGGATATGAGACTGACGGATATGACAGCGGCGCAGCTTGGGGTGGCGATCAGAGAGGGAACCGTGACGGCCGTGGAGGCCGTGGAGGCCGTGATGGCAGTAATCAGAGAGCGGGAAGAAACACTGCACTGCTTTGTGACGCTTGATGAGGAGGGCGCGCTGCGCAGAGCGCAGGAAATACAGAAAAAAATAGAATCCGGAGCGCTTACCGGTCCGCTGGCCGGTGTGCCGATAGCTGTGAAAGACAATCTGTGTATGCAGGGAATGCCGACAACCTGTGCTTCCAAAATCCTGGAACATTTTATTTCCCCCTATTCTTCGGAGGCCGTACTCAGACTGCAGGAAGCAGGGGCAGTGATTTTGGGAAAGACTAATATGGATGAATTTGCCATGGGGTCTACGACGGAGACATCAGCGTTCGGGCCGACGGCCAACCCGTGGAAGGAAGCGCATGTGCCGGGTGGTTCTTCCGGCGGCAGCGCGGCGGCAGTGGCGTCCGGGGAATGTTTTATGGCCCTCGGTTCTGATACGGGCGGCTCTGTCAGACAGCCGGCCTCTTATTGCGGCGTGGTAGGGATGAAGCCCACATACGGTACGGTGTCCCGCTATGGGCTGATTGCTTACGGGTCATCCCTTGATCAGATCGGGCCTTTGTGTAAAGATGTGACAGACTGTGCGATGTTACTGGAGTGTATCGCTTCCTATGATGAAAAAGATTCCACGTCCATGGAGCGGAAGGACACAGACTTTACGAGTGCGCTTGTGGATGATGTGAAAGGGCTGCGGATTGGCGTTCCGAGAGATTATTTTACGGAAGGACTTTCCGGTGAGGTGAAGGAAAGCGTGTTGCGGGCGGCAGAGGTATTGCGGCAAAAAGGAGCGATTGTCGAAGAGTTTGACCTCAGTCTTGTGGAATACGCGATTCCTGCCTATTATACGATCGCGTCGGCGGAGGCGAGCTCAAATCTGGAGCGGTTCGACGGCATCAAATACGGATACCGCGCGCAGGATTGCCAGGGCTTGCACGACATGTACAAAAAGACCCGTTCCCAGGGGTTTGGCGCGGAAGTAAAGAGAAGAATTATGCTCGGCTCCTTTGTCCTCAGTTCCGGCTATTATGACGCTTATTATCTGAAGGCGCTGCGTGTGAAAGCGATGATCCGCAAGGCCTTTGACGATGCGTTTGCCAGATATGATGTCATACTGGGCCCGACAGCGCCGGATACGGCGCCGCTGCTTGGAGAAAGTCTACAGGATCCGCTCCGTATGTATCTCGGTGACATTTATACGATCGCGGTCAATCTGGCGGGGCTGCCGGCTGTCAGCGTGCCCTGCGGGTTTGACGGGAAGGGATTACCGATCGGGGTGCAGCTGATCGGCGACTGTTTTGAAGAAAAGAAGCTCATTCGTGCGGCCTTTGCCTACGAGAAGGCGAGAGGGCCGTTTGCCAGATGTGGGGAGGTGGACTAGATGGGAAGACAATATGAGACAGTAATCGGGCTGGAAGTGCATGTGGAACTTGCCACAAAGACAAAGCTGTTTTGCGGCTGCTCCACGGCATTTGGCGGAGCGCCGAACACACATATCTGTCCGGTCTGTACCGGTATGCCCGGTTCGCTTCCGGTGCTGAACAGGCAGGTGCTGGAATATGCGGTGTCCGTGGGACTGGCTGCGAACTGTGAAATTACGAGATATTGCAAGTTTGACCGGAAAAATTATTTTTATCCTGATAA
The sequence above is a segment of the Lachnospiraceae bacterium JLR.KK008 genome. Coding sequences within it:
- the gatA gene encoding Asp-tRNA(Asn)/Glu-tRNA(Gln) amidotransferase subunit GatA — encoded protein: MRLTDMTAAQLGVAIREGTVTAVEAVEAVMAVIREREETLHCFVTLDEEGALRRAQEIQKKIESGALTGPLAGVPIAVKDNLCMQGMPTTCASKILEHFISPYSSEAVLRLQEAGAVILGKTNMDEFAMGSTTETSAFGPTANPWKEAHVPGGSSGGSAAAVASGECFMALGSDTGGSVRQPASYCGVVGMKPTYGTVSRYGLIAYGSSLDQIGPLCKDVTDCAMLLECIASYDEKDSTSMERKDTDFTSALVDDVKGLRIGVPRDYFTEGLSGEVKESVLRAAEVLRQKGAIVEEFDLSLVEYAIPAYYTIASAEASSNLERFDGIKYGYRAQDCQGLHDMYKKTRSQGFGAEVKRRIMLGSFVLSSGYYDAYYLKALRVKAMIRKAFDDAFARYDVILGPTAPDTAPLLGESLQDPLRMYLGDIYTIAVNLAGLPAVSVPCGFDGKGLPIGVQLIGDCFEEKKLIRAAFAYEKARGPFARCGEVD
- the gatC gene encoding Asp-tRNA(Asn)/Glu-tRNA(Gln) amidotransferase subunit GatC; translated protein: MGNKISDETIEYVSILAKLELSVEEKEQAKKDMGRMLDYIDQLNELDTDGVEPMSHVFSAENVFREDVVTNGDMREELIGGAPEERKGMFAVPRTFD